The following proteins come from a genomic window of Polaribacter dokdonensis:
- a CDS encoding collagen-binding domain-containing protein — MDYVHGITVNKKNTSILKIGVVFLLIFFSTLNINAQCVNATDCDGDGISNSIDLDDDNDGILDTDEFSCPTVASGSIVSFIIDSKPQTTSSKTVNSFSNSASPFSQNTSYTLSYGTSLGKRLEGFELSSGNIIKVDEDASVGNITFRRATSGSAPTNQIIWIENDGHTNTTNATQLHTTEVSNMAETFSHGFYNVGSDNVFDNSTSSQNNNNIERVDVVFDDGYFINSNNNQYVTVGERGKNNFIDIAIITSIDSNGTPTSYSSVYRVTTASMTTIEKLPSTVLRKEISDTEFRPSTALNQDVAIRAVTFADFGVANGTTIYGYSIFPPDYNTSNLLDWTTFPTNTNSSLGGLDLVLFNYFSSDCIYRDTDGDGLPDSKDTDSDNDGCPDAIEGLGAYTSSEVNNTLAGGSNGGSLLNFPPTINNNGIPTAVGTTIGGNETFGQATSTNVVTAEQINITIFPTSTTVNKTDNATFTAGASSISTTTFVAGSPDYTIPPGTNTSGTLSYKWFKNSAPSTILSTATTLNINAATIADIGDYTLQIIGVDNNCPEEVVFTLSVNDTPTTVDDTFSVNENSYNNSLDVLNNDTFGNDGPNTGTIVLPSGSTANGGTVTVDDAGTPNDPTDDKILYTPSGSAANDSFTYTIIDSNGDTSTANVNLSISSVVDCNDSPTAPAQGFNVFVEQNMNVKSTETKGSVAVGRNLNIKGDYNVATDDCGDFDTNGLKTGLLVGNKVNYPLNTVINTADDICNCGDPTIVNNGSFETGAVTNTWTLKDEADIPGWYTTATDNKIEIWKSGFQGKNAQSGNYIAEINANQRAALYQVICAEPGSVLNWSIWHRGRRGIDVANVKIGVSLNSASIEETMSTDQNAWVNYTGSYTVPAGEHTVYFVFESVSSQPYNNLSYGNLIDNFEVTKTTTGTCPAGGSNPNGLLTVVNPNYYTKIGKSSGSVAWYFDEQNAAANMRVTPNGTYNSSSRIQMNNNSPTYGVSSGNNPVYEINLIDFSSAFQSLRANGTNMASNTNNATLEDDNSNPITNTTLTSQTEIILNNGVNYLNVTGSDLNSVDGLTFKNSPSANKVLIVNVNAPGNFNWDVWEQIGITSAESPFILYNFFNSDKVNIRGTEAIYGTIFAPSSKIRKVNNKEDIYGQVIGKTFTHDGGVIHCNKFAATSTCPTFVGVAPSSGFDINVNPQCFVANDFSFTNTTQIIGVPQPEAPITYSWDFGDGTTSTSMDVSSKVYSNPGTYTVALTATNIYGTSTYTEQVTVLPVLEPIVSVVNLPSPTGKIIKQYTIDNASSFTDFSWTLPGNGSQSGPGLLQNQNPITYEFTNPGMYTISVTATSNDCTTTIDVPATVTSGEVTGGNSGGVESESLGDAISKIYVGRKKNSVPTTFVKSDANLYNKAKMKAEQPYQGKGQTMLDMFPTELVAGNVANVTSPTDILDYTVADEVLSVDFSLDGKTKGVVLGVKTSDKIYNHTKASCDRLRGAEILNIQTVQLEGYNFLMQGIKQRNGVVEYAISFATAKNNNDTNYTIQTNWYVNNYIKFNDVYNFQVWTTNPADTQKLVVDILNNLKAFIPVTQTEVQKVPKTYAAKISREKNELVVLLRSTQKGLNTEISMEEIYSETANNVKFRYNPVNTELEQTLRVDIADGYEYDGLVKVDGEVEDAFYHADGNWGLDFDASYTKIKDYFVSNSFDRTYQDDEHAINRNVALRATSDFDYLTLYKSLLPGTLAADYSEYNYLSFTAKGSGLIELGLIKKSIEDWKAQYRVMVDLSEEEQTYYVPFDIFTSSASQENLTAEDLTTLLFTFLPVEAQTKELDLTISDVKFTKIAVEDQIVNKIEKFENEFMAYPNPSQGNVNLLLFSQVDTEATVTLTDITGKTIYKENVNLNTGKNELDFNFKVKTGVMLLKVASKETNYGTSKIIFR; from the coding sequence ATGGATTACGTACATGGAATAACGGTTAATAAAAAGAACACTTCTATACTCAAAATTGGGGTAGTTTTCCTTTTAATTTTCTTTTCGACTTTAAACATTAATGCACAATGTGTAAATGCTACAGATTGTGATGGAGATGGAATATCAAATAGTATCGATTTAGATGATGACAATGATGGTATTTTAGATACAGATGAATTTAGCTGTCCTACAGTAGCATCTGGTTCAATTGTATCTTTTATAATTGACAGTAAGCCACAAACTACTTCTAGTAAAACTGTAAATTCTTTTTCTAACTCAGCATCACCTTTTTCTCAAAATACATCTTACACACTTTCTTACGGAACAAGCTTAGGAAAACGTTTAGAAGGTTTTGAGTTGAGCTCTGGTAATATCATTAAGGTAGATGAAGATGCATCTGTAGGTAATATTACATTTAGAAGAGCTACAAGTGGCTCTGCTCCTACCAATCAAATTATTTGGATCGAAAACGATGGTCATACAAACACAACGAACGCAACCCAATTACATACTACAGAAGTAAGTAATATGGCTGAAACTTTTTCTCACGGATTTTATAATGTTGGAAGTGATAATGTTTTTGATAATAGCACATCTTCTCAAAACAACAATAATATAGAAAGAGTAGATGTAGTTTTTGATGATGGATATTTCATCAACTCAAACAACAACCAATATGTAACTGTTGGTGAAAGAGGAAAAAACAATTTTATTGATATTGCAATTATTACAAGTATAGACAGTAATGGAACACCAACTTCTTACAGTTCTGTTTACAGAGTAACTACAGCCTCTATGACAACCATAGAAAAGTTACCCTCTACAGTTTTAAGAAAAGAAATTTCTGATACTGAGTTTAGACCAAGTACAGCACTAAATCAAGATGTAGCAATAAGAGCTGTTACATTCGCAGATTTTGGAGTTGCCAATGGCACTACCATTTATGGTTATTCAATTTTTCCTCCAGATTACAATACTTCTAATTTATTAGATTGGACAACTTTTCCGACAAATACAAACTCATCATTGGGTGGTTTAGATTTAGTTTTATTTAATTATTTTTCATCAGATTGTATTTATAGAGATACAGATGGTGATGGTTTGCCTGATAGTAAGGACACAGATTCAGATAATGATGGTTGTCCAGATGCTATAGAAGGTTTAGGAGCATATACATCATCAGAAGTAAACAACACTTTAGCAGGAGGTAGTAATGGTGGTAGTTTATTAAATTTTCCACCAACAATAAATAATAATGGAATTCCGACTGCTGTTGGAACAACCATTGGTGGTAATGAAACTTTTGGCCAAGCAACTAGCACTAATGTAGTTACAGCCGAACAAATTAACATAACTATATTTCCTACGAGTACAACAGTAAATAAAACTGATAATGCCACGTTTACTGCTGGAGCATCTTCCATATCTACTACAACTTTTGTTGCTGGTTCTCCAGATTACACAATTCCTCCAGGTACAAATACATCTGGAACCTTGAGTTACAAATGGTTTAAAAATAGCGCACCAAGTACAATTTTATCAACAGCAACTACTTTAAATATAAATGCTGCAACTATAGCAGATATTGGAGATTATACATTACAAATTATAGGAGTTGATAACAATTGTCCAGAAGAAGTTGTTTTTACATTATCTGTAAATGACACACCAACTACTGTTGATGATACTTTTAGCGTAAATGAAAACAGTTACAACAATAGTTTAGATGTTTTAAATAATGATACTTTTGGTAATGATGGGCCTAATACTGGCACAATAGTATTACCAAGTGGAAGCACAGCTAATGGAGGCACTGTAACAGTAGATGATGCAGGTACTCCAAACGATCCTACAGATGATAAAATTTTATATACACCATCTGGTTCTGCTGCAAATGATAGTTTCACTTACACTATTATTGATAGTAATGGAGATACTTCAACTGCAAATGTTAATTTAAGTATAAGCAGTGTTGTAGATTGTAATGATAGCCCAACAGCTCCTGCACAAGGTTTTAATGTGTTTGTAGAGCAAAATATGAATGTAAAATCAACAGAAACTAAAGGAAGTGTTGCTGTTGGTAGAAATTTAAATATTAAAGGAGACTATAATGTTGCTACAGATGATTGTGGAGATTTTGATACAAATGGACTAAAAACAGGCCTTTTAGTTGGTAACAAAGTAAACTATCCACTAAATACTGTGATTAACACTGCTGATGATATTTGCAATTGTGGAGATCCTACAATTGTAAATAATGGAAGTTTTGAAACTGGAGCAGTTACAAATACTTGGACATTAAAAGACGAAGCAGATATTCCAGGTTGGTATACAACAGCTACTGATAATAAAATTGAAATTTGGAAATCTGGTTTTCAGGGTAAAAATGCACAATCAGGAAATTATATTGCAGAAATTAATGCAAATCAAAGAGCTGCATTATATCAGGTTATTTGTGCAGAACCAGGCTCAGTTTTAAATTGGTCTATTTGGCATAGAGGAAGACGTGGCATTGATGTTGCCAATGTAAAAATAGGAGTTTCTTTAAACTCAGCTAGTATAGAAGAAACCATGAGTACAGATCAAAATGCTTGGGTAAATTATACTGGTTCTTACACTGTTCCTGCAGGTGAACACACTGTATATTTCGTTTTTGAATCGGTATCTAGTCAACCATATAACAATTTATCTTATGGTAATTTGATTGATAATTTTGAAGTTACCAAAACAACAACAGGAACATGTCCTGCAGGAGGTTCAAATCCTAATGGATTATTAACAGTTGTCAACCCAAATTACTATACTAAAATTGGTAAAAGCAGTGGTTCAGTTGCTTGGTATTTTGATGAGCAGAATGCAGCTGCAAATATGAGAGTAACTCCAAATGGAACTTATAATTCTTCTTCAAGAATTCAAATGAATAATAACTCTCCAACTTATGGAGTAAGTTCTGGTAATAATCCAGTTTATGAAATTAATTTAATAGACTTTTCGAGTGCATTTCAAAGCTTAAGAGCCAATGGTACAAACATGGCTTCTAATACTAATAATGCAACATTAGAAGATGATAATTCAAACCCAATTACTAATACTACCTTAACTAGTCAAACAGAAATAATTTTAAATAATGGTGTAAATTATTTAAACGTAACTGGTTCAGATTTAAATAGTGTAGATGGTTTAACCTTCAAAAATTCACCTTCTGCCAACAAAGTTTTAATTGTTAATGTAAATGCTCCAGGTAATTTTAATTGGGATGTTTGGGAACAAATTGGAATTACATCTGCAGAGAGTCCTTTTATATTATATAATTTTTTCAACTCAGATAAAGTAAATATTAGAGGTACAGAAGCTATTTATGGTACTATTTTCGCACCATCTTCTAAAATTAGAAAAGTAAACAATAAAGAAGATATCTATGGTCAAGTAATTGGTAAAACTTTCACACATGATGGAGGTGTTATACATTGTAACAAATTTGCTGCAACAAGTACTTGTCCTACTTTTGTTGGTGTAGCACCAAGTTCAGGATTTGATATTAACGTTAACCCACAATGTTTTGTGGCAAATGACTTTTCTTTTACAAATACAACCCAAATAATTGGAGTTCCACAACCAGAAGCACCTATTACCTACTCTTGGGATTTTGGAGATGGAACTACAAGCACTTCAATGGATGTTAGTAGTAAAGTATACTCAAATCCAGGCACTTATACTGTTGCATTAACAGCAACTAATATTTATGGTACAAGTACATACACAGAACAAGTAACTGTTTTACCTGTTTTAGAACCAATTGTAAGCGTTGTAAATTTACCATCGCCAACAGGTAAAATTATAAAACAATATACTATAGATAATGCAAGTTCATTTACAGATTTCTCATGGACACTTCCTGGTAATGGCTCCCAAAGTGGACCTGGTTTATTACAAAACCAAAATCCAATAACTTACGAATTTACAAATCCAGGCATGTATACCATTTCTGTAACTGCTACAAGTAATGATTGTACCACAACTATTGATGTTCCTGCTACAGTAACTTCAGGCGAAGTAACAGGAGGTAATTCTGGAGGAGTTGAGTCTGAGTCTTTAGGTGATGCTATTTCTAAAATTTATGTAGGTAGAAAAAAGAATTCTGTACCTACTACTTTCGTAAAATCTGACGCAAATCTTTACAACAAAGCTAAGATGAAAGCTGAGCAGCCTTACCAAGGTAAAGGTCAAACTATGTTAGACATGTTCCCTACTGAGTTAGTAGCTGGTAATGTAGCTAATGTAACCTCTCCTACTGATATCTTAGATTACACTGTAGCTGATGAAGTATTGTCTGTAGATTTCTCTTTAGATGGTAAAACAAAAGGTGTAGTATTAGGAGTAAAAACTTCTGATAAAATCTATAACCATACCAAAGCTTCTTGTGATAGATTAAGAGGTGCTGAGATTTTAAACATTCAAACTGTACAGTTAGAAGGTTACAACTTCTTAATGCAAGGTATTAAGCAAAGAAATGGTGTAGTAGAATACGCAATCTCTTTTGCAACTGCTAAGAATAATAATGATACAAATTATACAATTCAAACTAACTGGTATGTTAACAACTACATCAAATTTAATGATGTGTATAACTTCCAAGTTTGGACAACTAATCCTGCTGATACTCAAAAATTAGTAGTAGATATTTTAAACAACTTAAAAGCATTTATTCCTGTAACTCAAACAGAAGTGCAGAAAGTACCTAAAACGTATGCTGCTAAAATCTCTAGAGAGAAAAACGAGTTGGTAGTATTATTAAGAAGTACTCAAAAAGGTTTAAACACTGAGATTTCTATGGAAGAAATCTACTCTGAGACTGCTAACAATGTGAAGTTTAGATATAACCCAGTAAACACTGAGTTAGAGCAAACATTAAGAGTAGATATTGCTGATGGTTATGAATATGATGGTTTAGTAAAAGTTGATGGTGAAGTAGAAGATGCTTTTTATCATGCAGATGGTAACTGGGGATTAGATTTCGATGCTAGCTATACTAAAATTAAAGATTACTTTGTATCTAATAGTTTTGATAGAACTTATCAAGATGATGAGCATGCAATCAATAGAAACGTAGCACTTAGAGCAACAAGTGACTTTGATTACCTAACATTATACAAATCTTTATTACCTGGTACTTTAGCTGCTGATTATTCTGAATACAACTATTTATCTTTCACTGCTAAAGGTTCTGGACTTATTGAATTAGGTTTAATTAAAAAATCTATCGAAGATTGGAAAGCACAATATAGAGTTATGGTAGATTTATCTGAAGAAGAGCAAACTTATTATGTTCCTTTTGACATCTTTACATCTAGTGCTAGTCAAGAAAATTTAACAGCTGAAGATTTAACAACATTATTATTTACCTTCTTACCTGTAGAGGCCCAAACTAAAGAATTAGATTTAACAATCTCTGACGTGAAGTTTACCAAAATTGCAGTAGAAGATCAAATTGTAAATAAAATTGAGAAGTTCGAAAACGAATTTATGGCATATCCAAACCCTTCTCAAGGTAATGTAAACTTGTTATTATTTAGTCAAGTAGATACTGAAGCAACTGTTACTTTAACAGACATTACTGGTAAGACTATTTACAAAGAAAACGTAAACTTAAATACTGGTAAAAACGAACTAGACTTTAACTTTAAAGTTAAAACTGGAGTTATGTTACTTAAAGTAGCTAGTAAAGAAACAAACTATGGTACTTCTAAAATTATTTTTAGATAA
- the pdxH gene encoding pyridoxamine 5'-phosphate oxidase, whose product MAKDLSNYRKSYDKQELLESNCPENPMELFQTWFKNADDSETVDETNAMNISTIGKDGFPKNRIVLLKKITWEGFIFYTNYTSEKGQAIEANNNICLSFFWPGLEQQIIIKGKAEHLAENLSDGYFKSRPDGSKLGAWASNQSTVVSSREELEKNLNMFERNFEGKEIPRPKHWGGYLTKPISIEFWQGRPNRLHDRIRYTLQEDFSWKLERLAP is encoded by the coding sequence ATGGCTAAAGACTTAAGTAATTACAGAAAATCTTATGACAAACAAGAACTGCTAGAAAGTAATTGTCCAGAAAATCCAATGGAACTTTTTCAGACATGGTTTAAAAATGCTGATGATTCTGAAACCGTAGATGAAACCAATGCTATGAATATTTCTACGATAGGCAAAGATGGTTTTCCTAAGAATAGAATTGTACTTTTAAAGAAAATAACTTGGGAAGGTTTTATCTTTTATACAAACTACACTTCTGAAAAAGGGCAAGCTATAGAAGCAAATAATAATATCTGCTTATCGTTCTTTTGGCCAGGATTAGAACAACAAATAATTATTAAAGGTAAAGCCGAGCATTTAGCCGAAAATTTATCTGATGGTTATTTTAAATCTAGACCAGATGGAAGTAAACTTGGAGCTTGGGCTTCAAACCAAAGTACAGTAGTATCATCTAGAGAAGAGCTAGAAAAAAACTTAAATATGTTCGAAAGAAATTTCGAAGGCAAAGAAATACCAAGACCAAAACATTGGGGAGGTTATTTGACAAAACCAATTTCTATAGAATTTTGGCAAGGAAGGCCAAACAGATTACATGATAGAATAAGATATACCTTACAAGAAGATTTTTCTTGGAAATTAGAAAGATTAGCCCCGTAA